A stretch of the Candidatus Bandiella numerosa genome encodes the following:
- the era gene encoding GTPase Era has translation MMNKKIGYACLIGAPNSGKSTLLNALVNQKISAVTHKVHTTRDNIKGIVSKDNAQLIFIDTPGYLKNPKYKLEKSITKKSLQEIKNVDFICIIVDVAKKNCLNNPLIDVTYFNSQENLIIIFNKVDLVKDKNQLLLLAQEAKAKGFNNIFMISAINNKGVTDFLNYLITNSPEGEWHYNEDEVTDRSIKQIAEDITMEQLYKFLNKEIPYNLKVETESWKETQNDITIHQVITVLKDSQKKIILGTNGENIKKISIISKREIEKLTDKKIHLYLFIKVRDTWMDKL, from the coding sequence ATGATGAATAAAAAAATAGGATATGCCTGTCTAATTGGAGCCCCTAATTCAGGTAAATCAACGCTTCTAAATGCTTTAGTTAATCAAAAAATATCAGCGGTAACGCATAAAGTGCACACCACCCGAGATAATATTAAAGGAATCGTTTCTAAAGATAACGCCCAATTAATATTTATAGATACGCCTGGATATTTAAAAAATCCAAAATATAAGTTAGAAAAATCAATTACAAAAAAATCGCTTCAAGAAATTAAAAACGTTGATTTTATTTGCATCATTGTTGATGTAGCAAAAAAAAATTGCTTAAATAATCCATTAATTGACGTAACTTATTTTAATTCTCAAGAAAATTTAATAATTATTTTCAACAAAGTAGATTTGGTAAAGGATAAAAATCAATTACTTCTTCTCGCCCAAGAAGCTAAAGCTAAAGGATTTAATAATATTTTCATGATTTCAGCCATAAATAATAAAGGCGTGACAGATTTTTTAAATTACTTAATCACCAATTCACCAGAGGGAGAATGGCACTATAATGAGGATGAAGTAACTGATAGAAGTATTAAGCAAATTGCTGAGGACATAACAATGGAGCAATTGTACAAATTTTTAAATAAAGAAATACCATACAACTTAAAGGTTGAGACAGAATCCTGGAAAGAAACACAAAATGACATTACTATACACCAAGTCATTACAGTGTTAAAAGATAGCCAAAAAAAGATTATTTTGGGAACAAATGGAGAAAATATTAAGAAAATTAGTATAATTTCCAAAAGAGAAATAGAAAAATTAACTGACAAAAAAATACATTTGTATTTATTTATTAAAGTAAGGGATACTTGGATGGATAAGTTGTAG
- the rnc gene encoding ribonuclease III yields the protein MKLELDDYKFKDTNLLRIALTHPSAVKNKVEDVSYERMEFLGDSVLNVVIADVVYHKFNNYSEGELSIILANLVNSKTIVKVAKKLNMAEKIILDNGEEQCGGRENPNNLENVLEAVIAAIYLDSDFITIKDIVSNWWAEFFTDINKLFQKDYKSQLQELIQKRYKVLPKYKTEDKDGEPHEPIFTISVSLKNKYKFKAQGKTKKEAEQKAAEEMLNFINNNDE from the coding sequence GTGAAACTAGAACTAGATGACTATAAATTTAAAGATACTAATCTGCTCAGAATAGCGTTAACACATCCTAGTGCTGTCAAAAATAAAGTTGAAGACGTAAGTTACGAAAGAATGGAATTTTTAGGAGATAGCGTTTTAAATGTCGTGATTGCAGATGTTGTATATCATAAATTTAACAACTATTCTGAGGGAGAATTATCGATCATTCTTGCTAATTTGGTTAATTCAAAAACAATAGTTAAAGTAGCCAAAAAGCTTAATATGGCAGAAAAAATTATTCTTGATAATGGAGAGGAGCAGTGCGGTGGCAGGGAAAATCCCAATAACTTGGAAAATGTTTTAGAGGCCGTTATAGCTGCTATTTATTTAGATAGTGATTTTATTACTATTAAGGATATTGTTAGTAATTGGTGGGCAGAGTTTTTTACTGATATAAACAAGTTATTTCAAAAAGATTATAAATCACAATTACAAGAATTAATCCAAAAAAGGTATAAAGTATTACCAAAATATAAAACGGAAGATAAAGATGGTGAGCCACATGAGCCAATATTTACCATATCAGTATCACTTAAAAATAAGTATAAATTTAAGGCTCAGGGAAAAACAAAAAAAGAGGCAGAACAAAAAGCCGCTGAGGAAATGCTAAATTTTATTAATAATAATGATGAATAA
- the lepB gene encoding signal peptidase I yields the protein MRLIDNYIKLIFSYKNFKELLNSLAFAFIFAFIFQTFIYQPFKIPSGSMKPGLQIGDYLFVEKFAYGYNNSSLSFMLNRFDLFNESFFFDTPKRGDIIVFLSPKDSSTHYIKRLIGLPDDEIQIKDGLLYINNVAVKRESKGQKIDIEQNGIPYVKNIFEETLPNGVNYTIYTDNGRKSYQNNFDHNDTPVYKVPKGHYFFMGDNRDNSIDSRFLKKIGYVSKNKILGKAKILFWTSDFSVLDFITKFRTNRAFKMIE from the coding sequence ATGAGGCTTATTGATAATTATATTAAATTAATATTTTCTTATAAAAATTTTAAGGAATTATTAAATTCATTAGCATTTGCATTTATTTTTGCATTTATTTTTCAAACATTCATATATCAACCCTTTAAAATTCCTTCTGGTTCAATGAAACCAGGATTACAAATCGGTGATTATCTTTTTGTAGAAAAATTTGCTTATGGCTACAACAATAGTTCCCTTTCATTCATGCTCAATAGATTTGATTTATTTAACGAATCATTCTTTTTTGATACACCCAAAAGAGGGGATATCATAGTTTTTTTATCGCCAAAAGATAGTAGTACACATTATATAAAAAGGCTGATTGGTCTTCCTGATGATGAAATACAAATTAAAGATGGGCTATTATATATTAACAATGTCGCTGTAAAGAGGGAGTCGAAGGGGCAAAAAATTGATATAGAGCAAAATGGTATTCCATATGTAAAAAATATTTTTGAGGAAACTCTGCCAAATGGAGTGAATTACACAATATACACAGATAATGGTCGAAAAAGCTATCAAAATAACTTTGATCATAATGATACTCCTGTTTACAAAGTTCCAAAGGGACATTATTTTTTTATGGGTGATAATAGAGATAATTCCATAGATAGTAGATTTTTGAAAAAAATTGGTTATGTTTCAAAAAACAAAATTCTTGGAAAAGCCAAAATATTATTTTGGACATCTGATTTTTCAGTGCTAGACTTTATTACGAAGTTCAGAACAAACAGGGCTTTTAAAATGATTGAATGA